One part of the Longimicrobiales bacterium genome encodes these proteins:
- a CDS encoding GMC family oxidoreductase — translation MSGHLREDKEPPVAKQERYDAIVVGSGITGGWAAKELTERGMRVLVLEAGRPIDPNLDYVMLKQPHELKYRGRRDRERQERERPIQSTCYACDEWSEDFFVRDDLNPYTTGEDKPFSWIRSRQVGGRSIVWGRQVYRLSDLDFEANARDGHGVDWPIRYADLAPWYDHVERFIGVSGRAEGLPQLPDSQFLAPMDLNCAEQHVREGLTRAYGGERLLTIGRAAILSEDHRDRKACHYCGTCERGCTTHSYFSSLAATLPAAAATGRMTLRPYSVVESVLRDPATGLATGVRVIDAETREEIQFEARLVFMCASALESARLLLNSTDQGTPDGLGNSSGQLGRNLMDHTMGGGAAGFVDGMDDKWIYGRRPNGIYLPRFRNVTDQHPDFLRGYAYQGGGSRAGWGRGNDLPGFGADYKHALREPGPWKMRLYGFGECLPRESNYVTLDPDTVDTWGIPALQIHCEWSDNERAALGDMTVQAAEMLEAVGVRDVSSFTEDNPPGLTIHEMGTARMGHDPETSVLNEWNQSWDVPNLFVTDGACMASSGTQNPSLTYMALTARAVDRAVKLVSDGVL, via the coding sequence ATGAGTGGCCACCTGCGCGAGGACAAGGAGCCGCCCGTGGCTAAGCAGGAGCGGTACGATGCGATCGTCGTGGGATCTGGAATCACCGGCGGATGGGCCGCAAAGGAGCTGACCGAGCGTGGGATGCGCGTGCTGGTGCTGGAGGCAGGCCGCCCCATCGATCCCAACCTCGACTATGTCATGCTGAAGCAGCCCCATGAGCTGAAGTATCGAGGTCGGCGTGATCGGGAACGGCAGGAGAGAGAGCGGCCCATTCAGAGCACGTGCTACGCCTGTGACGAATGGAGTGAGGATTTCTTCGTACGCGACGACCTGAACCCGTACACAACCGGAGAGGACAAGCCGTTCTCATGGATTCGGTCCAGACAGGTGGGTGGCCGTTCCATCGTCTGGGGCCGGCAGGTCTACCGGCTCAGCGACTTGGACTTCGAGGCGAATGCGAGGGACGGACACGGTGTCGACTGGCCGATCCGATATGCTGACCTCGCACCCTGGTACGACCACGTGGAGCGATTCATCGGCGTGAGCGGTCGAGCGGAAGGGCTCCCCCAGCTGCCCGATAGCCAATTCCTGGCGCCCATGGACCTCAACTGTGCCGAACAGCATGTAAGAGAGGGCCTGACCCGCGCGTACGGGGGCGAGCGTCTTCTCACCATTGGCCGAGCGGCGATCCTGTCGGAGGACCATCGCGACCGTAAGGCCTGTCACTACTGCGGCACGTGCGAGCGGGGCTGCACGACGCATTCGTACTTCAGTTCGCTCGCCGCCACGTTGCCCGCGGCCGCTGCGACCGGACGGATGACGCTTCGTCCATACAGTGTGGTGGAAAGCGTTCTCCGAGATCCGGCGACGGGGCTGGCCACTGGTGTCCGGGTGATCGACGCAGAGACTCGCGAAGAGATCCAGTTCGAGGCACGTCTCGTGTTCATGTGTGCATCCGCGCTCGAGTCGGCACGCCTCCTCCTCAATTCGACGGACCAAGGGACGCCGGACGGACTTGGCAACTCATCGGGACAGCTGGGCCGGAACCTCATGGATCACACCATGGGGGGCGGCGCGGCCGGTTTTGTCGATGGAATGGATGACAAGTGGATATACGGCCGTAGACCGAACGGGATCTACCTGCCGCGCTTCCGGAACGTGACTGATCAGCATCCTGACTTCCTCCGTGGCTACGCGTATCAGGGTGGCGGGTCGCGGGCAGGGTGGGGCAGGGGGAACGACCTTCCCGGGTTCGGAGCCGATTACAAGCACGCGCTTCGGGAACCAGGACCATGGAAGATGCGCCTGTACGGGTTCGGCGAGTGTCTCCCGCGCGAGTCGAACTACGTGACCCTCGACCCCGATACGGTCGATACTTGGGGCATTCCCGCGCTACAGATCCACTGCGAGTGGAGCGACAACGAGCGTGCGGCGCTAGGAGACATGACCGTTCAGGCCGCGGAGATGCTTGAGGCGGTCGGTGTCAGGGACGTGTCATCGTTCACCGAAGACAATCCTCCCGGACTGACCATCCATGAGATGGGGACGGCACGCATGGGCCACGATCCGGAGACCTCTGTCCTGAATGAATGGAATCAGTCTTGGGACGTGCCTAACCTTTTCGTCACCGACGGCGCGTGCATGGCGTCGAGTGGGACTCAGAATCCGAGCCTGACTTACATGGCACTGACAGCGCGGGCCGTGGATCGCGCGGTAAAGCTGGTCAGCGACGGCGTCTTGTGA
- a CDS encoding DUF1080 domain-containing protein, with protein MSIRQVTSLVLTALLCTGCAADSSNKEPADASGDGTSGWTALFNGEDLTGWTPKIRGSEAGEDPYHTFRVEDGLLTVSYAGDADVDAYGPFDERFGHLFYDTPFSHYQLRVEYRFVGEQAEDGPDWALRNSGAMLHAQSAESMLADQDFPVSIEAQFLGGDGTDERATANLCTPGTHVDIGGVFTEAHCINSTSPTFHGEAWVTVDLWVRGHKSIVHAVNGDTVLVYEHPVVGGGVVTGFDPTAKPDGTELSRGYIALQSESHPVQFRKVLLRDLDPGA; from the coding sequence ATGTCTATTCGCCAAGTCACCTCGCTCGTGCTCACCGCCCTGCTCTGCACCGGCTGCGCAGCCGATTCATCGAACAAAGAACCGGCGGACGCCTCTGGCGATGGAACCAGCGGCTGGACCGCCCTCTTCAACGGTGAAGACCTGACCGGGTGGACTCCGAAGATCCGCGGCAGCGAGGCGGGCGAAGACCCATACCATACGTTTCGAGTCGAGGACGGGCTTTTGACCGTGAGCTATGCGGGGGACGCCGACGTCGACGCCTATGGTCCGTTCGACGAGCGTTTTGGGCACCTCTTCTATGACACGCCCTTCTCGCACTATCAACTACGTGTCGAGTACCGATTCGTCGGAGAGCAAGCGGAGGACGGACCGGACTGGGCCCTTCGGAACAGTGGCGCGATGCTGCACGCCCAGAGTGCCGAATCGATGCTCGCAGACCAGGACTTTCCCGTCTCGATCGAGGCGCAGTTCCTCGGGGGTGACGGCACTGACGAGCGCGCGACCGCAAACCTGTGTACGCCCGGTACCCATGTGGACATCGGCGGCGTGTTCACCGAAGCGCACTGCATCAACTCGACGTCACCCACATTTCACGGCGAGGCGTGGGTCACGGTCGACCTCTGGGTGCGCGGTCACAAGTCGATCGTCCACGCTGTGAACGGCGACACCGTGCTGGTCTACGAACACCCCGTTGTCGGTGGTGGAGTGGTCACAGGCTTCGACCCCACCGCCAAGCCCGACGGCACGGAACTTTCCCGGGGCTACATTGCCCTCCAGAGCGAAAGTCATCCCGTTCAGTTTCGTAAGGTTCTCCTGCGAGACTTGGACCCGGGGGCCTGA
- a CDS encoding DUF1080 domain-containing protein — protein MRLPLAPLRTVAGVVALSVVVSLPYSVAAQEPESIFNGRDLSGWTIHGTERWYVEGGELICESGPDAAYGYLRTDATFRDFELTLEFRQEADGNSGVFFRSTLDGVIITGWQAEVAPPGLFSGGIYESYGRGWLIQPEPDRDSALRMGEWNEMRVRVVGDHVTTWINGTEMIDLVDEKIGEATGHIALQIHDGGGIRVRWRNIRVVDFGG, from the coding sequence GTGCGTCTTCCACTGGCGCCGCTTCGCACGGTCGCGGGCGTGGTTGCCCTGAGCGTGGTGGTGTCGCTCCCTTACAGTGTGGCCGCCCAGGAGCCTGAATCGATCTTCAACGGCCGAGACCTCTCCGGCTGGACAATCCACGGCACAGAGCGCTGGTACGTCGAGGGCGGCGAGCTGATCTGCGAGAGCGGCCCGGATGCCGCGTACGGCTATCTCCGCACAGATGCCACGTTTCGGGATTTTGAGCTTACGCTGGAGTTTCGGCAGGAGGCCGACGGAAACAGCGGTGTCTTCTTCAGATCGACGCTCGACGGCGTGATCATCACGGGCTGGCAGGCTGAGGTCGCGCCGCCCGGCCTGTTCTCAGGGGGGATCTACGAGTCGTACGGCCGCGGCTGGTTGATCCAGCCGGAGCCTGACCGGGACTCGGCGCTCCGTATGGGGGAGTGGAACGAGATGCGGGTCCGTGTTGTGGGCGATCATGTGACCACTTGGATCAACGGCACAGAGATGATCGACCTCGTCGACGAGAAGATTGGAGAGGCGACAGGACACATCGCCCTGCAGATCCACGACGGCGGTGGGATCCGAGTTCGGTGGCGGAATATTCGAGTGGTCGATTTCGGGGGCTGA
- a CDS encoding Atu1372/SO_1960 family protein, whose translation MPNQPTRRSFFGGAATAGLGLFLPGRLSAAESAGAELERLTQVSPEARIRELGIELPTAPRPIATYVPAVVVGNVLYAAGHTPRTPDGGPGFQGKVGDDYSIEQGQAAAYQCGLNILATVRNALGSLDRVERLVRTFGMVNATPDFIDQPLVINGFSDFMVQIFGEDAGKGTRAAVGMSSLPGGMATEIETYWQIRS comes from the coding sequence ATGCCGAATCAACCGACCCGTCGCAGCTTTTTCGGAGGCGCCGCGACAGCGGGCCTCGGACTCTTCTTGCCTGGCCGGCTGTCGGCAGCGGAGAGCGCCGGGGCCGAACTGGAGCGACTCACTCAGGTCAGTCCGGAAGCACGGATCCGAGAACTCGGCATTGAGCTCCCTACCGCACCGCGTCCGATCGCGACCTACGTCCCGGCTGTGGTCGTGGGCAACGTTCTGTATGCAGCAGGCCACACGCCCCGCACGCCGGACGGCGGACCCGGATTCCAGGGGAAAGTCGGGGATGACTACTCGATCGAGCAGGGCCAGGCCGCGGCGTATCAGTGCGGGCTGAACATTCTCGCGACTGTCCGAAACGCGCTGGGAAGCCTCGACCGAGTGGAACGGCTGGTTCGGACTTTTGGAATGGTGAATGCCACACCGGACTTCATCGATCAGCCCCTTGTGATCAACGGCTTCAGCGACTTCATGGTCCAGATCTTCGGCGAGGACGCAGGGAAAGGAACTAGGGCTGCAGTTGGGATGAGTTCGCTACCGGGCGGGATGGCGACCGAGATCGAGACGTACTGGCAGATTCGGTCGTAG
- a CDS encoding Gfo/Idh/MocA family oxidoreductase — MTKPGAPQSRRNFMGSLAAGALAAGATPHVLSGAERRNVRTIAARKYQSANDQIQLAVIGAGGMGMADVSTALQVPGVRLVAAADVYQGRLEATQELYGSDVFTTRDYREVLARDDIDAVIIGAPDHWHMQMSVDALRAGKSVYCEKPMVHRIEQGAELIRAQEESGKTFQVGSQGMSSLGNEKARELLAAGAIGELNYAEGFWARNDPIGAWQYAIPEDESEETVDWDMFLGSAPRIPYDPLRIFRWRNYRDYGTGVSGDLFVHLFSSLHFVAQSKGPQKIMAQGGLRYWKDGREVPDVLLGMFDYPASDTHPPFNLSLRVNFVDGTSGSTFLRLVGSEGAMDVTWTDVVLRRNKAVSPTDVFMQMKNDEMEQAVAARAQMLPPAESFYTVEDGYMGAHFDHFMNFFSGVREGTPVAEDAVFGLRAAAPALACNDSYFDQKVVTWDPEKMEVL, encoded by the coding sequence ATGACGAAGCCCGGAGCCCCACAGTCCCGCCGCAACTTCATGGGGAGCCTCGCAGCAGGCGCCCTCGCAGCGGGCGCGACCCCTCACGTGCTCTCCGGGGCGGAACGCAGAAACGTCCGCACGATCGCTGCCCGGAAGTATCAGTCCGCTAATGACCAGATCCAGCTGGCTGTGATCGGGGCAGGCGGCATGGGCATGGCTGATGTCAGTACGGCGCTGCAGGTCCCGGGTGTAAGGCTCGTGGCCGCTGCGGACGTCTACCAGGGCCGACTCGAGGCGACTCAGGAGCTATATGGATCGGACGTTTTTACGACCCGAGACTATCGTGAAGTCCTCGCCCGCGACGACATCGACGCGGTCATCATCGGGGCTCCGGACCACTGGCATATGCAAATGTCCGTCGACGCCCTGCGCGCTGGAAAGTCGGTGTATTGCGAGAAGCCGATGGTGCATCGAATTGAACAGGGTGCAGAGCTGATTCGAGCCCAGGAGGAGTCGGGCAAGACGTTCCAGGTCGGCAGCCAGGGCATGAGTTCTCTCGGCAACGAGAAGGCTCGTGAACTTCTTGCAGCGGGTGCGATCGGTGAGCTGAACTACGCCGAGGGGTTTTGGGCACGGAACGATCCGATCGGGGCTTGGCAGTACGCGATCCCTGAGGACGAGTCCGAGGAAACCGTGGACTGGGACATGTTTCTCGGGTCCGCCCCCCGGATCCCCTATGACCCACTGCGGATCTTCCGATGGCGCAACTATCGGGACTATGGCACCGGAGTCTCTGGCGACCTCTTCGTGCACCTCTTTTCGAGCCTTCACTTTGTGGCTCAATCCAAGGGTCCGCAGAAGATCATGGCCCAGGGGGGTCTCAGGTACTGGAAGGACGGTCGTGAGGTGCCCGACGTTCTCTTGGGCATGTTCGACTATCCAGCGTCCGACACGCACCCCCCATTCAACCTGTCGCTGAGGGTCAACTTCGTGGACGGGACTTCAGGCAGCACGTTCCTGCGCCTGGTCGGAAGTGAAGGCGCCATGGACGTGACCTGGACGGACGTCGTGCTTCGCAGGAACAAGGCCGTGAGTCCGACCGATGTCTTCATGCAGATGAAGAATGACGAGATGGAGCAGGCCGTGGCGGCGCGTGCTCAGATGCTGCCGCCGGCCGAGAGCTTCTACACGGTAGAGGACGGTTATATGGGCGCTCATTTCGATCACTTCATGAATTTCTTTTCTGGTGTTCGCGAGGGTACGCCCGTTGCCGAGGATGCAGTCTTTGGTCTTCGGGCAGCGGCTCCAGCGCTGGCTTGCAACGACAGTTATTTCGATCAGAAGGTGGTTACATGGGATCCCGAAAAGATGGAAGTCCTGTGA
- a CDS encoding creatininase family protein, whose product MRIRIWLGLLLGGATLASAATSGRLDAQENPLPAVEKVRNYLPHMTVPEVQDLLSRSDMVILPVASLEQHGLHLPIGTDYLNGVERAKLIAQRADVLVAPILLPGQSPYHMGFEGTVTLPSPLIQEVYVEAAKSLMTHGFKRFLVLNAHGGNAAITRFIVDRINQETEGIAVDLGAVLGPFRQPLAGTPQSDNAPPVFDRHGGTGETSSSMYLIPELVNLDVAVPAELTLPPHMEAMLPAVIGGDPTALTVFLAEGLKDEATGKGTSAAQMSTTGVWGVRDPAEGTAERGWADTESMVTAAVAFIERWNELRPPGTGR is encoded by the coding sequence ATGAGAATCAGAATCTGGTTAGGCCTACTCCTTGGGGGTGCGACGTTGGCTTCCGCCGCGACTAGTGGTCGCCTGGACGCCCAGGAAAATCCGCTCCCTGCCGTGGAGAAGGTCCGCAACTACCTCCCCCACATGACTGTGCCCGAGGTGCAGGACCTGCTGAGCCGCTCGGACATGGTGATTCTACCCGTCGCCTCACTCGAACAGCACGGGCTGCATCTGCCCATTGGAACCGACTACCTGAATGGGGTGGAGAGGGCCAAGCTCATCGCGCAGCGCGCAGACGTTCTTGTGGCCCCGATTCTCCTTCCGGGGCAGTCGCCGTATCACATGGGCTTTGAGGGGACGGTCACGCTCCCCTCGCCGCTCATCCAGGAGGTGTACGTCGAGGCGGCCAAGAGCCTGATGACGCATGGCTTCAAGCGGTTTTTGGTTCTGAACGCACACGGAGGAAACGCTGCAATCACACGGTTCATCGTTGATAGGATTAACCAGGAGACTGAGGGGATCGCAGTGGACCTCGGAGCCGTTCTGGGTCCCTTCAGGCAGCCGCTGGCCGGCACACCTCAGTCTGACAATGCGCCCCCGGTGTTCGACCGCCACGGCGGGACCGGTGAAACGTCGAGCTCCATGTATCTCATACCGGAACTCGTGAATCTTGATGTGGCTGTTCCGGCTGAGTTGACACTTCCCCCTCACATGGAGGCGATGCTTCCGGCGGTGATCGGAGGTGACCCGACAGCGCTCACGGTTTTCCTCGCAGAGGGGCTGAAGGACGAAGCGACCGGGAAGGGCACCTCGGCCGCTCAGATGTCGACGACCGGTGTGTGGGGCGTGAGGGATCCTGCCGAAGGCACAGCCGAGCGCGGGTGGGCGGACACTGAGTCGATGGTCACTGCCGCGGTCGCTTTCATCGAACGATGGAATGAGCTCAGACCTCCGGGGACCGGACGATAG
- a CDS encoding pyridoxal phosphate-dependent aminotransferase: MSFLRYVRPMGIYETLYAFMDSFGSYMGDAGTHPWSQGFPRTDQLPGGPAMPTSVDIGWEDLRYPKAWGMPALRESIAGYYNRCYDAGIEAENVMVFAGGRPAIVSTLLFLDPDATVRIAETEYTPYYDLLERLGKRYELVPSGIENGFKPTAADYLGGEGRRLALLSNPCNPTGVTRSGAELQELVEAAKGDTGVLIDEAYEFFHDPPVSALQFVEDIDESNLFVIGAATKGLQAPGIRVGWIVSSKENVEILSNFSSFGMGGVSHPSQLYAVELFEKDRVAKAREAVPAYYGEQRARYEAAFRDLGLELYSGDGGFYHWCRLPGHLTAETFNQRLFKKGAAILKGTDCDMARRGDDSPLANFFRFSFGPLSPDSFESDIAIMKGALD; encoded by the coding sequence ATGAGTTTCCTGCGCTATGTCCGCCCGATGGGCATCTACGAGACACTCTACGCTTTCATGGATTCGTTTGGCTCCTACATGGGGGACGCCGGTACCCACCCGTGGAGTCAGGGCTTCCCTCGGACGGACCAGTTGCCTGGCGGTCCAGCCATGCCAACCAGCGTCGATATCGGGTGGGAAGATTTGCGCTATCCCAAAGCATGGGGCATGCCGGCGCTCCGGGAGTCGATCGCGGGATACTACAACCGCTGCTACGATGCCGGCATCGAGGCCGAAAATGTCATGGTCTTCGCGGGCGGGCGACCTGCCATTGTCTCGACCCTGCTCTTCCTCGATCCTGATGCGACCGTCCGAATCGCGGAGACCGAATACACTCCGTACTACGACCTCCTCGAGCGACTGGGAAAGCGCTACGAGCTGGTACCGAGCGGCATCGAGAACGGATTCAAACCGACCGCGGCCGACTACCTGGGGGGCGAGGGGCGACGACTCGCGCTACTGAGCAACCCCTGCAATCCGACGGGTGTGACGAGGTCTGGTGCAGAGCTTCAGGAGCTCGTCGAGGCAGCAAAGGGAGATACCGGAGTGCTCATTGATGAGGCATACGAGTTCTTCCATGACCCGCCGGTAAGTGCCCTACAGTTCGTAGAGGACATCGACGAGTCGAACCTCTTCGTGATCGGAGCCGCGACCAAAGGGCTGCAGGCCCCAGGTATTCGCGTCGGCTGGATTGTGTCGTCGAAAGAGAACGTTGAGATCCTGAGCAACTTCTCGTCGTTCGGAATGGGTGGCGTATCGCACCCATCGCAGCTCTACGCCGTGGAATTGTTCGAGAAAGATCGAGTCGCGAAGGCCAGAGAGGCCGTGCCCGCCTACTACGGCGAGCAGCGGGCGCGGTACGAGGCAGCCTTCCGCGACCTCGGACTCGAACTCTACTCTGGAGATGGCGGGTTCTATCACTGGTGCCGACTTCCCGGACACCTGACAGCCGAGACGTTTAATCAGCGGCTGTTCAAAAAAGGTGCTGCGATTCTCAAGGGGACCGACTGCGACATGGCCCGTCGAGGAGACGACTCGCCCCTCGCCAATTTTTTCCGCTTCTCCTTCGGACCCCTCTCTCCCGATTCGTTTGAATCGGACATCGCGATAATGAAGGGCGCGCTGGACTGA
- a CDS encoding DUF1080 domain-containing protein produces MGSRKDGSPVSGANQLRFDSPGAKWPSLFFLAGFAAGCTGDRPETMPAGAVTYTAASHNVLTSEEEADGWALLFDGTSTRGWRGYGRDDFPSGGWVVEHGQLVGQSTSGDMDGGDIITTSVFTDFELVFDFKVGPEGNSGVFYRAQEQEGVGLWQVAAEYQVLDDPAYIAMGTMDMNMHLTGENYALHAAAEKDMNPTGEWNSGRIVVEGDQVQHWLNGQVTVEFDMYTDDWQARVDASKFGVEEHYSRAPMGAIGLQDHGTPVWYRNIKIRRIAGG; encoded by the coding sequence ATGGGATCCCGAAAAGATGGAAGTCCTGTGAGCGGCGCGAATCAGCTGCGATTCGACTCGCCGGGGGCGAAATGGCCCTCCCTGTTTTTCCTCGCTGGCTTCGCTGCCGGATGCACGGGGGACCGGCCCGAGACGATGCCGGCGGGAGCGGTCACGTACACGGCTGCGTCGCACAACGTGTTGACATCCGAGGAAGAGGCCGATGGATGGGCCCTCCTGTTTGACGGGACATCGACGAGAGGGTGGCGCGGCTATGGCCGCGACGATTTCCCGTCCGGTGGGTGGGTCGTTGAACACGGACAGCTGGTCGGGCAGTCGACGAGCGGCGACATGGACGGCGGTGACATCATCACGACCTCGGTCTTCACCGACTTCGAGCTCGTCTTCGACTTCAAGGTCGGGCCCGAAGGGAACAGCGGCGTCTTTTATCGAGCACAGGAACAGGAGGGCGTAGGGCTGTGGCAGGTCGCGGCGGAGTACCAGGTGCTCGATGACCCGGCGTACATCGCCATGGGCACAATGGACATGAACATGCATCTGACGGGCGAGAACTACGCTCTGCATGCCGCGGCCGAGAAGGACATGAACCCGACGGGTGAGTGGAATTCAGGCCGCATCGTGGTCGAAGGTGACCAGGTTCAGCACTGGCTGAACGGGCAGGTCACCGTCGAATTCGACATGTATACGGACGATTGGCAGGCGCGGGTCGATGCCAGCAAGTTTGGAGTCGAAGAGCACTATTCACGGGCTCCAATGGGGGCGATTGGCCTGCAGGATCACGGGACGCCGGTCTGGTATCGGAACATCAAGATCCGGCGGATCGCGGGAGGCTGA
- a CDS encoding M28 family metallopeptidase gives MSNMKQIHRAMPAAIALAFLANCGGAASDSVFDEGDDGAGGPGSITEAQIAEHMAVLASDEFGGRAPSSPGEELTVAYISEYFASLGLEPGNGDSYFQDVPLVDITVDPERAPFRVTGMGDPMSFAYADDFVTWTTRVVDESSVQDSEMVFVGYGIVAPEFGWDDYAGVDVAGKTVVILVNDPGFATQDPDVFSGNTMTYYGRWTYKFEEAARQGAAAALIVHQTAPAAYGWETVRNSWTGPQFNLQSDDGNAGHVAIEGWITEETTHRLFGRAGLDFDKLAAQADAGELAATSMDMSLSASISNTLRFSDSKNVIAVLPGSEAPDDYFIYMAHWDHFGTDAALVAAGQDGIYNGAHDNASGTAALLELAEAYSRRPAAPRRSIVFLAVTAEEQGLLGSAHYAADPVFPLAQTVAGLNMDGLSSFGPTRELVVQGYGMSELDGIADAAATVQGRRVDPDPEPEKGYYFRSDHFELAKFGVPMIYPGPGIDHVEHGSGYGQMQNDAYNSDRYHMVSDEFDESWDLSGAVSDVQLYYEIGRVVIQSDVWPNWNEGTEFHAIREESRR, from the coding sequence ATGAGCAACATGAAACAGATCCATCGTGCCATGCCCGCCGCGATAGCCTTGGCATTCCTCGCCAACTGTGGTGGCGCCGCTTCCGACTCAGTCTTTGATGAAGGCGACGACGGGGCCGGTGGTCCCGGCTCGATCACAGAGGCCCAGATCGCGGAGCATATGGCTGTCCTCGCATCTGACGAGTTCGGCGGACGCGCGCCTTCTTCCCCCGGTGAAGAGCTTACTGTCGCGTACATCTCGGAGTACTTCGCCTCTCTCGGCCTCGAGCCTGGGAACGGGGATAGCTACTTCCAGGACGTACCATTGGTCGATATCACGGTTGACCCGGAGCGCGCGCCGTTCCGCGTGACCGGTATGGGCGACCCGATGTCGTTCGCCTATGCCGACGACTTCGTGACGTGGACGACACGGGTCGTCGACGAGTCCAGCGTCCAGGACTCTGAAATGGTCTTCGTGGGCTACGGCATCGTCGCCCCAGAATTCGGTTGGGACGATTATGCAGGCGTCGATGTCGCGGGGAAGACCGTGGTTATTCTGGTAAACGACCCCGGCTTCGCCACACAGGATCCGGACGTGTTTTCCGGCAACACGATGACGTACTACGGCCGGTGGACGTACAAGTTCGAGGAAGCCGCGCGGCAAGGCGCCGCCGCCGCACTGATCGTGCATCAGACGGCTCCGGCCGCCTACGGATGGGAGACAGTCCGCAACAGCTGGACCGGACCGCAATTCAATCTTCAGAGTGACGATGGGAACGCAGGCCACGTGGCGATCGAGGGATGGATCACCGAGGAAACGACCCACCGCCTCTTTGGACGTGCCGGACTCGACTTCGACAAACTGGCCGCCCAAGCCGATGCAGGCGAGCTGGCCGCGACTTCCATGGACATGAGCCTTTCGGCGTCGATCTCGAACACGCTGCGCTTCTCCGACTCGAAGAACGTCATCGCGGTTCTTCCTGGATCTGAAGCGCCGGACGATTACTTCATCTACATGGCGCATTGGGATCATTTCGGAACCGACGCTGCGCTCGTCGCTGCCGGGCAGGACGGTATCTACAACGGCGCGCACGACAACGCGTCCGGCACCGCCGCGCTGCTCGAGCTGGCTGAAGCGTATTCTCGACGCCCCGCCGCGCCCCGCCGATCTATCGTCTTTCTCGCGGTGACCGCTGAGGAACAGGGGTTACTCGGCTCCGCGCACTACGCTGCGGATCCGGTCTTCCCGCTAGCTCAAACCGTTGCCGGACTAAACATGGACGGACTGAGCAGCTTCGGACCCACCCGTGAACTGGTGGTGCAAGGGTACGGCATGTCTGAGCTCGATGGCATCGCCGATGCGGCAGCCACGGTACAGGGACGCCGAGTCGATCCTGATCCTGAACCTGAGAAGGGCTACTACTTCAGGTCCGATCACTTCGAGCTGGCGAAATTTGGCGTGCCGATGATCTATCCCGGCCCGGGCATCGATCACGTCGAGCACGGATCCGGGTACGGCCAGATGCAGAACGACGCGTACAACTCTGACCGCTACCACATGGTGTCAGACGAGTTCGACGAGTCTTGGGACTTGTCCGGCGCGGTCAGCGACGTGCAGCTGTATTACGAGATCGGACGGGTGGTCATCCAGTCCGATGTGTGGCCCAACTGGAACGAGGGCACTGAATTTCACGCCATTCGCGAGGAGAGCCGCCGATGA